The sequence GGAGAACCCCACTGGTTCATGTTAAAAAGAacgtttttaatttcattttcatctgGGATTTTTATGAGGAGGTCGTTCTCCTCGTTATAAATAACAAGTTTGATAATATCTTTGAGCATATTAAAATCTGTGGGATTTACAGATTTTCCTATGTTTTTAAAATGGTTAATCACCAGATTTTGGATTTGGTTATTATCTTTTATCCACAGGCCAATGTCATCTCTAAGAGTATGAATATGATTAACTCTTTGTCTATTAGAAGCTAGGTGGTGAAAATAAGCAGAGTTTTTATCATATTATTTTAGATATTTATCCTTAGAAAGATGTTTCCAATAATCACTTTCTCTATTATACCATATGTCAAGCATATGTTGAGTGTGTTTGATTTCTAAAATGGGAAGAGggtttttttttgtaaatcttcCATTTTTTCGTTTAAGATTTTAGTGTTGGTGAAAATATTTCCAAAGTCCTTTCTACTCCGAATAAAAAGAGTTTCCGACAGGtttatcattttatttttggttGATAAACATTGGAACCAGTTCTATTTATTCTCCAATTATCTTTCATTATGTTAGTGAATTTATCATGATCTAGCCAAGCTCTAAGAATCCTAAAATGTTTATTAATTTTTTGGTTTAAAGGTTTAGAGATTGGAAAATAGGAGTGTGATCAAAACCAACCCTAACTAGATGTTTAACAACAACATTAGGATCAAGTCAATCCAGTTACAAGAAGCTAAGACTCTATCAATTCTTTCTTTgatattttcttttccttctctatTATTAGACCATGTAAAAGGTATCCCCTGATAATTTAAGCACCTAGGTTTTGAATCGAGTCATGAATAATTTTAGTTGTACtagaattactatttccaccttCTTTATCATTTATATGAAGAATGAAGTTTAGGTCTCCAACGATAATCCAAGAATCATCACTGTTTTGACCGAAGTTGTTAATAACATCCCGTTAGAAATGTTTTTCAAAGGCAGAGAGTGCCCCATacatacaaaaaaaattccatttaTTATCAAAATTATCTCTAGCTTCAAATAAAACAAGCTTACTATGCACAGAAAGGAAATCTAACTTAACATTAATATGCCATGCTACTAACATTCCATTAGAGAGACCAACTCTAGGCACAAAAAAAGGTTCATTAAATCCTAATCTTCTGGTAAGTTTTTGCATATTTTCTAAGCTAGCTTTAGTTTCAGTAAGAAAGATGGTATCTGGGTTTTGTTGTTTAACAAGAtaatgaagatgatttctaatgATAGGGGGGCCTATGCCCTGCACATTCCATGATAGTAATTTCATGTGATTAAAAAACAGGTAAGATGTACAAACAATGATGAGGATTAACACTTTACTGGATTTACTACTAAAACAGATAAAAAATAGATAGAGATCAGAAAAGGAGAAAAAGCAAAAATTGGCAACTATGAAAATGCAAGCAGATAAATAATCAAAGACCTAATTATATTTCTAAGACTCTAAAAGTTGAAGAAGTGTTATAAAGAAGAAATTTGAGAAGTTTGTTGTACTGACCTGATTGGATGGATTAGCTAAGGTTTCAGCATCCATAGCAGAGATGGTCTCGGCATTATCAGCATCttgatcattcttttcttcagTCTTTTCAGTTTTATCCTTCCCAGAGCTTTGACCATGTAACAAAAAAAGACCATCCATCGAGTCTTGCCCAATAGATTTATCTTTTACAAGTTTTTCTTCACCTTCTTGAATTTCTTTTGCAAGTCTTATCAGAACAGAGTTGATGTTTCTATTCAAGTTATCTAAGTCCATTCCATCATTATTAATATCCTCAGCTCTTGTTCTTTTTAATCCCTTATCACTATCAGCATCTAAAGAAGTCACATATCTTTGTTGTGTAATCAAAGAGTTTGGAGGATCTCTTTTGACACATTCATCTGAGCTTTCAATGTCTTTTTCATTGTATTCCCTTTCATGCATTAGAAGATTTCTTAAGTTTATGTTGTAAGCTTCAAAATACGAATTGTTCTGGAGGTTTTTGTGACTTGGATTGTTACTTTGTTGGACAACCTGATTATCCTCAAAGGCTTCAATGACTGGTTGTTGTTGCTCATCAATTACTTGTTGGTTGTCTTCAACCTCTTGGTTTTGATTATGCTGGTTTTGattctcttgttcttctttatTTACTTCATCTCCAAAGGGGTCCACATTTTGCAAAGAAAAAACTTAAGCCATACCATGTTTGCAATTAGGCCACAATAGTTTCCATTGTGGTTAAACGCATAGCAGTTTCTACAAGTTGCGGAAGGAAATCTCAAGTAGAAAATTGCAAATATAACTCTTTCTCCATCTTCTAGAGTAAGTCTTACTATTCTACACAGTGGCAGGTTAACATTATCTCTGACTCTAGATCTCACCACACCATTAGGATCTCTTCCATAAATTGTTATGACCTCACCAGCTTGAGAAGCAACCATACATGGGATATTGTCTCTATCCAGATCAGCTCTGACCCTAAACTCTATGTTGAAGATTTCAAATTGGAAAATCACATTCTGAACATTCATGTGAAATTGCCAGGGAATTAACACCATAAAATGACATCCAACTGAGTGTGGCCTTCCTCTTAGAATTCTTTGGAAAATACTTCTTGAATGTAttctgaagatgaaaacatttttTCTGTTTGTGTTGATAATGACCACCTCATTTGCAGCTCCCCGGTTCATTCTCACAACATAGCCAAAAACAACTCCTGGGACTTCACGATCCTCTCTACAGATGTAGCCtattaaaacaaaggattctACGAATCTTCCTCTTCCTTGAAGTGAAATGTTTCTAGTAGTTCTCTGGGTAATATTACAATTTCTTCTAATTGAGAAGCTAAACCGTTGATGTTTGATGAAGATGCGTCCGTTATGATATCAGAGtaacatcttgtttgtttgcagctgactcggcgtctggatctgagtcaacctctgactcgggccgagtcagcagtcagaccgtttgttttgcattttgagtcagatctgactcgacctatgactcagacataacccctgactcggacccatttgagtcaggtaacaaaatacccctgactcacgggaccaaaccactgactcacatttttttgagtcagatgagtcagatctgactcaaaacaaacatatcgagtcagatccagatgagtcaggtgatttcactcagatccagacgactcagatccagacgactcagatgagtcaggagtaaataAACATAGTGTAAGTTGGTATTGAAACTACATGGAAAAGATGTTTGTCTCTCTGATAGTTGTATGAAGAGTTTGTGTAAGTAAAATTTTAAGAAGAGGATTATACATCATTGTAAATTTTGAAATATAAAATAAGGTATTTGCCAAGTGTGATTCATGCAATGTTTCTTCAGAGCAAGGCAAAGTAGGCTAAGAACAATCAATTGAAATTGGAGTTCAAGAAAAATTTGACTGTTGGTCTTACTGCTTAAGAGTGTTGAACTGGTTTTGAATGTCATGATGGTGTTCCAAGATACTTTCCTTGAAGAATTGTACAAGAAATTTAAGTTGAAAGAGGTTAACTGATTGATTTATAAGATACAGATGTTTTCCACCGTCACCACTCCGTGCTTCCGCAAGAAATCCTATCTCTACCTAATCAAGTATGGGAAAGAGGAAAATGGATAAAATCTGCTAAGCTAAAAAATTGATCAAAAACTAATTTTCGggagattaaaaaaaattgaaatttcttAAACAAAAGGATCTGattaaaatcaatattttttcaTGAATTGAGATTAGAGCTAAAAGGGAAAACAAATTTAGAAAAAAACAGATTTTTAATCTATGGTTTATAAAAAGGAGTGCAGATGTACTCATAACTTGAAACTTTAGAGGAGAAGAACACAAAATATGAATAGATTATAAGGAAAGATTGAAATCTTAGCTTTCATATGCAGGAAATCTTCGAATCGGTGGAACGAAAAAGTGACTCATTTTCGCCCGAGTTGCAGAGCCCCCTATTGACCAAGTTCCTAAGCCCACCATTTAGCTAATTATTTGCCACTTTTCTATACCGATATTGAGTGCAAAAGTGGCAACACTACAAGGTAATACCTTGTGCATAGCAACCAACCCTATCCAATCCACTTTACTGGACAATGGAACACGATATCCACTAACGTTAACGGTGGGGATATGCCCATTAAATAAGAAATTTCCCCTAAATAAACCTCCCCCCTAAATTGATAATATGTGTAACTTCCCCCCctaatacctttttttttttttttttttggtatacagAAGGAATAAGAAAAGAACTAGCTAGTGGCTACATCCCAAAGGGTAGCAATACTAGCAGGGATCTGATCAGCAGTCCATCTACTTTGGATGTTGTTTGATAAAGCATGAACTGCCAGACAGTGCGCGGCAGAATTTGCACATTTTGGGATAAAATTGAAGGTgcagatatcaaaacatgattgCAATCCTCTGATATCATCCAAGGTCTTCCATATTCTCCAAGGTGATGAGTGAGATTCTCCCTTTAAGATTTTAACGATTACCTGACAGTCACCCTCAATGATGATGTTCTTGAAGTTCAACCAGGAAGCAATTTCAGCAGCAAGAAGAAATCCATTAGCTTATGCAAATACCGGGGTGtcagaaattccaagtttggtaccAGCACCACGGAAAATACCATTAGTGTCTCTCGCTACAGCTGCACAAGCAAAGCGACCATTCTTCCACGCGACATCAACGTTGATTTTGATTATTGAAGGATGAGGTGGTGACCAAGTCTGCAAAGGTCTGGTAGAGTTGTTGATGTAATGGGACTCCACTGCAGCTTcagtttcattttcttcacttgAGTTAAAATACAGATTGAACCAGTAAAGTGTCGTAGTCAAAGTACCATGCACATTTATATTTTTGTTCTCGAAAACTCTATAGTTTCTGGCTCTCCAAATAGCCCAGCAGATTGCAGCAGCAAGAGAAAACGAGTATTCATTGTCAGCCATGGCCAGCCATTGTTCTTCTAAAGATTTTAAGGTCAGTTGGCTATGTTCTTGAAGTCTCAAACCAAGTGGGGAAGCGAACCATACAGCTTGAGCATAGCTGCAGTGAAGTAAAAAATGATCAACACTTTGTTTAGCATTATGACAGGTACTGCAGACTGTAGAGACCCCATTCACAAACCTACCTACCTTTTGGCACACAACAATACCGTTGTGGATAGCTCTCCACATGAAAGACTTGATTTTTGGAGCTATTTTTTTTATGGACCAGAATTGTTTCCATGGGAAAGAAGTATCCCTTAAATAAGAAGACTCACCAGCTTGTTCGAGTAAAATTTGCTGAAATGATTGAGTAGAGAATCTTCCATGGGGTGTTAATCTCCATATGAGTTTATTATCAGTTGCAGCGTTGATAGCTGTATCCTGTATCTGATTGGCAGTGAAGTTATCAAACAGCCGTGTTACCAGATTCACATTCCAGTTGTTGGTATCAGGATCAATTAGATGATGAACTTTGGTTACTTCAGGCAAGATTTGAGTAATTCTGGTAGGATTGAAACCCTGCATGGAAGGAATCCAAGGGTCAGAGAGGATATCAATGTCTTTACCATTACCTACAAGCCATAAACACCCACTTTTCAGGTCATTTCTGCTTTCCAGTATAGCTAACCATGTAGAGGAACATTTTCTTGGTTTTTTTGCATTCCAAATATTACCCTCTCTCAAATACTTGGCTCTTAGAATTCTGCACCACAAGGAATCATGATCATGAAGAAATCTCCAGGTAAGTTTAGCCACCAGCGCTTGATTGAGATGAGATAAGCATCGAATTCCCATTCCTCCTTTGTCTTTTGGTAAGTTAAACCATTCCCACTTCAAGAAATGCATTTTCTTCTTGTCTCTGTTGTGACCCCACCAAAAATCCCTGATGATTTGAGAGAGTTTCTCCAAAATGGTCTTCGGAATGAGAGACGTAGCCATGAAGTAGACTGGAATGAGAGCAAGTACAGACTGTATTAGGATTGTTCTTCCAGCATCTGTCAAGGAATGTCTCTTCCAACCAGCAAGTTTCTCATCAAACTTTTCTATTAGGAATTTGTAATTTGAGATTCTATTTCCTTGATGTAGTATTTTGACACCAAGATATTTATCATCTTTAGTCATTCTGCAAACTCCAAGGGCTTGAATGATTTCCTCCTCTTGTTCCGGTGGTACACTCTTGCTGAAGTAGATTGAGGATTTGTTATAGTTTACCAATTGACCTGAGGCAATGTAGTATTGTTGTAGAATAGCTGTGACAGAATTGATGGTAGTTGTGTTAGTATTTCCAAATAGCATCACATCATCTGCAAATAATATGTGACTGACACTAGGAGCCCATCTATTAATTTTATAGCTACTGTACAACCCTTCAAGCTCCATTTTGTTGATAATAGTCGACAATAGTTGAGAACATATGATAAATAAGTACGGTGACAGCGGGCAACCCTGTCTAATTCCTCTCTCCCCCACAAAGAAACCTTCCGGCTAATGAGAATAGAGAAAGAAGTGTACTTGACACAACTCATTATAAGGTCCTTGGCTTTATCAAAAATACCCATACTTATGAGAGCTTGGTCAAGAAAATTCCAATCAATTCTATCATATGCTTTACTCATGTCTAGCTTAAGTGCAAAAGAGCCTTGAGATGTATGAGAAGTTTGCATGGAATGGAAAATTTCCTTAGCCACAACAATGTTATCTATGATTTTCCTACCCGGTATAAAAGCGGACTGATTTTTATCCATGAGGTGATCGAGAAATGGACTTAGTCTTTTTGTGATAATCTTGGTGACTATATTATAGAGCACATTGCAAAGGGATATTGGTCAGAAATCAGCTGCCATTTCAGAATTCTTTTTCTTAGGAATTAGAGCTAGAAAAGTATGATTCAGACCTGGCGGGATTGAAGCATATCTGAAGCAATCCTGGACTAGCTGCACAACTTCAGGACCCACTACATTCCAACATTTCTTGTAGAAGAGAGATGGAAATCCATCCGGTCCTGGGGATTTTAAATACCCCATTTGCTTCACAACATTGAATATTTCGTCAGCCGTGGGAATAACACTTAGAGACCTGCATTCTTCTTCTGTGAGGCTTTTAGAGGAAATAGGGAGACAAATGTTAGGATTCACATTGGTGTCTTTCGAAAACATGTCTTTGAAATGGCATATgaggttttcttttattttttcttggtcAGGAATCCAATTGCCATCGACATCCTTTAAAGCAAAAATTCTATTTCTGCTCCTTCTATGGATAACTGAAATATGAAATACATGGGTATTTTTGTCCATGGAGGGGACCCATTTTGATTTGTTCCTTTGCTGCCAGAACATTCTATCACGTTTCTCCAGGTCTGCAATTTTGTTGTAGCTGGCTCTTTCCTCCTCCCTAGTGTCAATCAGATGGGCAATGGACTGTAAGTCCAAAAGCTTCCTCTTTTCCTCAGCTATTTCCTTCTTTGTGTCTCCAAAAGTGTCTCTGCTCCACTTCATTAAGCCTTCCCCCAAACTCTGAAGTCTTTCAACCATGTTACCAGAAGTTTCATCCCATTTGCTTTGAATGATCTCCCGGAATTGAGGGTTGTCTGTCCAATATAGTTCGAATTTGTGGTTTGGTTTTCTTTTGGGAGGTTTTCTCATGGTGTTTAAAAGGATAGGTGCATGATCACTATCAATTCTTGGAAGGTGTAGGATTGTAGCATCCGGGAA is a genomic window of Papaver somniferum cultivar HN1 unplaced genomic scaffold, ASM357369v1 unplaced-scaffold_137, whole genome shotgun sequence containing:
- the LOC113335038 gene encoding uncharacterized protein LOC113335038 is translated as MHEREYNEKDIESSDECVKRDPPNSLITQQRYVTSLDADSDKGLKRTRAEDINNDGMDLDNLNRNINSVLIRLAKEIQEGEEKLVKDKSIGQDSMDGLFLLHGQSSGKDKTEKTEEKNDQDADNAETISAMDAETLANPSNQLHRPSWDLGSS